One part of the Oceanidesulfovibrio indonesiensis genome encodes these proteins:
- a CDS encoding (Fe-S)-binding protein, with amino-acid sequence MKTDPEAHLHGAPHCDRCGRCLSVCPVYNVSLVETDSPRGRTDLTTAAASGELTPGPRFFETVDRCLLCRSCAVACPKGVDTAANVIAARAQVHRPQGLAATLGNAAMDALIPHRSFMSACVRAAGAFSRLLPADTAGRRHFPEYLPQVFSGRGVPAITGRPMQKRLPTRVLRSPGTPNRGTAVFFTGCFHGLVDSNPGLAAVKLLCDNGFDVLIPPDQQCCGAPALFSGRIKGFEAVLRKNLHALGRAEGPILTACPTCASVLRGHYPEHASAMHGPEPGQTRSIAPRVQEVLTFLAGLTSLSLPGSTPVRSAAVHEPCHFVHAGGERAAVAHILRKRGVELSLHGDTACCGGGGVSSLKNPDLARQLGSNAAGVIAASGAEVAAAACPGCVLQIGSHLGRTGSAMPALHPLEILCPIR; translated from the coding sequence ATGAAGACTGATCCCGAAGCGCACTTGCACGGCGCGCCGCACTGTGACCGCTGCGGCCGCTGCCTCTCGGTCTGCCCGGTCTACAACGTCTCTCTGGTAGAGACGGACTCCCCCCGCGGCAGAACCGACCTGACCACGGCCGCCGCCTCCGGTGAGCTCACGCCCGGCCCACGCTTTTTTGAAACCGTGGACCGCTGTTTGCTCTGCCGCTCCTGCGCCGTAGCCTGTCCCAAAGGTGTGGATACCGCCGCCAACGTCATTGCCGCGCGGGCGCAGGTGCATCGGCCGCAGGGCCTTGCTGCCACGCTGGGCAACGCCGCAATGGACGCGCTCATCCCGCACCGCTCGTTCATGTCCGCCTGCGTGCGCGCCGCCGGAGCGTTCTCCAGGTTGCTGCCCGCGGACACGGCCGGCCGCCGGCATTTTCCGGAGTACCTCCCGCAGGTCTTTTCCGGCCGCGGCGTGCCCGCCATTACCGGACGCCCCATGCAAAAGCGGCTGCCCACGCGGGTGTTGCGCTCCCCCGGCACGCCCAACCGCGGCACCGCCGTGTTCTTCACAGGGTGTTTCCACGGCCTTGTGGATTCGAACCCCGGTCTGGCCGCCGTGAAGCTGCTTTGCGACAACGGATTCGATGTCCTCATCCCGCCGGACCAGCAGTGCTGCGGCGCGCCTGCACTTTTCAGCGGCCGAATCAAAGGATTCGAGGCCGTTTTGCGCAAGAACCTTCACGCTCTTGGCAGGGCTGAAGGACCGATACTCACAGCCTGCCCCACCTGCGCCTCGGTGCTGCGCGGCCACTACCCGGAGCACGCTTCTGCCATGCACGGCCCGGAGCCCGGGCAGACCCGTTCCATTGCCCCCCGGGTTCAGGAGGTGCTTACCTTCCTTGCCGGGCTGACCTCCCTGAGCCTGCCCGGCTCCACACCAGTGCGCAGCGCAGCCGTCCACGAGCCCTGCCACTTCGTGCATGCTGGCGGCGAACGCGCGGCCGTTGCCCATATATTGCGCAAACGCGGCGTGGAGCTTTCCCTGCACGGCGATACCGCATGCTGCGGCGGAGGCGGCGTTTCCAGCCTGAAGAATCCGGATCTGGCGCGGCAGTTGGGCTCCAACGCGGCGGGCGTTATCGCGGCGAGCGGGGCCGAGGTTGCCGCCGCGGCCTGCCCGGGCTGCGTGCTTCAGATAGGGTCCCACCTTGGCAGGACCGGTTCGGCCATGCCGGCGCTTCATCCCCTGGAAATCCTTTGCCCCATACGGTGA
- a CDS encoding amidohydrolase — protein MDDHAPHTDAVLVRCGRVEALGAEATAKAGDIANRCDMRGACIVPGFTESHIHYFDWALALKRLMLDKAECLEDVLDAVAAESAKPERDWVIGYGWYEGDWPQARIFTKRDLDAVCPDKPAILWRADLHLAVANSAALAAAGISRGTPQPAMGRIDMDENGEPTGVLRDWGINPVRELALASLTDTEIDEAFADAQSELHRYGITAVHDLRLMGGIEAGAALAAWQRLRHSGRMRLRSWCCMAGEHLEYAIRLGLRTGLGDEWLRMGHFKVYSDGSMGAKTAWVLDPYCEASGGGAGLPMFAMDEIGRMLRLAHECGNSLTIHAIGDRAVRDLAALLAEAESCAPSQRFAPDRIEHMQMVRTEDLHRYAALAPGCVAVSVQPSHLVLDMDMIDGEFGDLGRFTYPFASLLRAGLTLAFGSDCPVTHFDPLRGMHAAITRNVPGCEAEPWHSHECITAEEALRAYTMGPAASCGLAEEQGSITPGKLADFAVLSKNPLDIPAAELPDVRVLKTIVAGEVVHAAPENG, from the coding sequence ATGGACGACCACGCCCCTCACACCGATGCAGTGCTTGTCCGCTGCGGCCGTGTGGAGGCGCTGGGAGCCGAGGCCACTGCCAAAGCCGGCGACATCGCCAACCGGTGCGACATGCGCGGCGCCTGCATCGTTCCGGGATTTACCGAAAGCCACATCCATTACTTCGATTGGGCGCTGGCGCTCAAACGGCTCATGCTGGACAAGGCCGAATGCCTGGAGGACGTGCTGGACGCCGTGGCCGCCGAATCGGCAAAGCCTGAGCGGGACTGGGTCATCGGCTACGGCTGGTACGAGGGAGACTGGCCCCAAGCCCGTATTTTCACCAAGCGCGACCTGGACGCCGTCTGCCCGGACAAGCCCGCCATCCTCTGGCGCGCTGATCTGCACCTGGCTGTGGCCAACAGCGCGGCTCTTGCCGCGGCTGGCATCAGCAGAGGTACGCCCCAGCCCGCCATGGGCCGCATCGACATGGACGAGAACGGCGAGCCCACCGGCGTGCTGCGCGACTGGGGCATCAACCCGGTGCGCGAGCTGGCTCTCGCTTCCCTGACAGACACGGAGATCGACGAGGCATTTGCCGACGCACAGTCCGAGCTGCACCGCTACGGCATCACCGCCGTGCACGACCTTCGGCTCATGGGCGGCATCGAAGCTGGCGCGGCTCTGGCAGCGTGGCAGCGGCTCCGCCACTCCGGACGCATGCGGCTGCGCTCCTGGTGCTGCATGGCCGGCGAACATCTGGAATACGCCATCCGTCTGGGCCTGCGCACCGGCCTCGGCGACGAGTGGTTGCGCATGGGCCACTTCAAGGTCTACTCCGACGGTTCCATGGGCGCGAAAACCGCGTGGGTTCTGGATCCGTATTGCGAAGCCAGCGGCGGCGGAGCTGGCCTGCCCATGTTCGCCATGGATGAGATCGGCCGGATGCTGCGCCTGGCGCACGAATGCGGCAACTCCCTCACAATCCACGCCATCGGCGACCGCGCCGTGCGTGACCTCGCCGCTCTGCTGGCCGAGGCTGAATCTTGCGCTCCATCGCAACGGTTCGCGCCGGATCGCATCGAGCACATGCAGATGGTGCGCACCGAGGATCTGCACCGCTACGCAGCGCTCGCCCCGGGCTGCGTGGCAGTGTCCGTGCAGCCTTCGCACCTGGTCCTGGATATGGATATGATCGACGGGGAGTTCGGCGACCTGGGCCGGTTCACTTACCCCTTTGCCTCCCTGCTCCGGGCAGGCCTGACTCTGGCCTTCGGGTCCGATTGTCCGGTGACGCACTTCGACCCGTTGCGCGGCATGCACGCCGCCATCACGAGGAACGTCCCGGGATGCGAGGCTGAACCCTGGCACAGCCACGAATGCATCACCGCCGAGGAGGCCCTGCGCGCCTACACCATGGGCCCGGCTGCGTCCTGCGGGCTGGCTGAAGAACAAGGATCCATCACACCCGGCAAACTGGCCGACTTCGCCGTGCTCTCGAAGAATCCGCTGGATATCCCGGCCGCCGAGTTGCCAGACGTGCGCGTTCTGAAGACCATTGTGGCAGGCGAGGTAGTGCATGCCGCTCCTGAAAACGGGTAG
- a CDS encoding phosphoribosylanthranilate isomerase, with the protein MNRGFVQVAGVHDVEEMLLLARCGVDAAGFPLRLTVHAEDCDEHAAAAIIQEQRGQGASIAATCITYETDPHEAAALTRRIGASMLQLHADVTVDSLARLRSIAPDIVIIKSLIVGRCSVDELIAEALGAAPYVDAFITDTYDPQSGATGATGLVHDWDASRRIARTVARPLMLAGGLGPDNVAEAIRFVGPAAVDAHTGLEGPDGRKGETLVSAFIQQARQGYAALDHAAAGTVPWPAR; encoded by the coding sequence ATGAACCGCGGGTTCGTGCAGGTGGCCGGAGTGCATGACGTGGAGGAGATGCTGCTGCTGGCGCGGTGCGGTGTGGACGCCGCCGGGTTTCCGCTGCGCCTGACCGTGCATGCCGAGGACTGCGACGAGCACGCCGCAGCGGCAATCATCCAGGAGCAGCGCGGTCAAGGCGCTTCCATTGCCGCCACGTGCATCACCTACGAGACCGATCCGCATGAAGCCGCTGCACTGACCCGCCGCATCGGCGCATCCATGCTGCAACTGCACGCAGATGTGACCGTGGACTCGCTGGCGAGGCTTCGGTCCATCGCTCCGGACATCGTCATCATCAAAAGCCTTATCGTGGGGCGCTGCAGTGTGGACGAACTTATTGCGGAAGCGCTGGGCGCTGCACCGTACGTGGACGCCTTCATCACCGATACGTACGATCCGCAAAGCGGAGCAACCGGCGCAACGGGCCTCGTGCACGATTGGGACGCGAGCCGGCGCATCGCCCGCACAGTCGCACGACCACTCATGCTGGCCGGCGGACTGGGACCGGACAACGTGGCCGAGGCGATCCGCTTCGTGGGGCCGGCAGCCGTGGACGCGCATACTGGCCTCGAAGGGCCGGACGGCCGCAAGGGCGAGACGCTGGTCTCGGCATTCATACAGCAGGCGCGGCAGGGGTATGCCGCGCTGGATCACGCAGCCGCAGGGACGGTTCCCTGGCCTGCGCGGTGA
- a CDS encoding ATP-binding cassette domain-containing protein, which translates to MDALPLVAFRDARVLRGGATILHVESFAWLPGEHWAVLGRNGAGKSTFLELIRGDIAPAQDESDPLRSARSYCLDGVVRNAPGSVKQRIGLVSPDMQERYRRLESPIRGRELAASGLDGGPLLYRRPSSDEWARVDALLEDLGIAPLAPMQAVRMSQGQLRAVLVARALLALQQAAAGGHSLLLLDEVTQGLDKRARTRVLEVVERIAAGRDGPQLMLATHRPEEIPAGVGNALVIADGRLATRTTPAEAASLYAAQALQAAPCPHGTRLGDAAGTGEDLVRIDHCTVVREGVPVLHDASWRMTSDPHENWAVLGPNGAGKSTLLRLILGELPAAPGGSVRLPAAEASPPPWPLPEQERLGLWRRKRRLGFVSAELQARIEQELTVFDIVSTGFFGSLAPFDVLTRPMLDRVDAWLDHFGLDDIADKDFGALSTGLARRVLLARALVHDPVLLLLDEPCAGLDAGSREAFLSALAATVSCGARYIYVTHYPDDLPDSATHVLTVEQGRIVQSGPRHASSSVDPGAGESGAGA; encoded by the coding sequence ATGGACGCCTTGCCACTCGTCGCTTTCCGTGATGCCCGCGTTCTGCGCGGCGGCGCCACCATACTGCATGTCGAATCCTTTGCCTGGCTTCCTGGCGAGCATTGGGCCGTGCTCGGCCGCAACGGTGCGGGCAAGTCCACGTTTCTGGAACTCATCCGCGGGGACATAGCCCCGGCCCAGGACGAGAGCGACCCGCTGCGCAGCGCGCGCTCCTATTGTCTGGACGGCGTGGTGCGCAATGCGCCGGGATCGGTCAAGCAGCGCATCGGCCTGGTCTCTCCGGACATGCAGGAGCGCTACCGCCGGCTGGAAAGCCCCATACGCGGCCGGGAACTCGCTGCATCCGGCCTGGACGGAGGGCCACTGCTGTACCGTAGACCCTCGTCTGACGAGTGGGCGCGCGTGGACGCCTTGCTGGAGGACCTCGGCATTGCGCCCCTCGCTCCAATGCAGGCCGTGCGCATGTCCCAAGGGCAACTCCGGGCCGTGCTCGTTGCGCGGGCATTGCTCGCGTTGCAGCAGGCCGCGGCGGGCGGACATTCCCTGCTGCTGCTCGACGAAGTCACCCAAGGCCTGGACAAGCGGGCGCGCACCCGGGTGCTTGAAGTCGTGGAACGCATCGCCGCCGGGCGGGATGGCCCGCAGCTGATGCTCGCCACCCACAGGCCCGAGGAAATTCCTGCCGGCGTGGGCAACGCCCTCGTCATTGCGGACGGCCGCCTGGCTACGCGGACCACGCCCGCGGAGGCAGCCTCCCTGTATGCGGCGCAGGCGCTGCAGGCCGCGCCATGCCCCCATGGAACGCGGCTTGGCGATGCAGCCGGAACCGGCGAAGACCTCGTACGCATTGACCACTGCACGGTTGTTCGCGAAGGCGTGCCCGTGCTGCACGACGCAAGCTGGCGGATGACATCCGATCCGCACGAGAACTGGGCCGTGCTGGGGCCCAACGGCGCGGGCAAGTCCACATTGCTGCGGCTCATTCTGGGCGAGCTGCCCGCGGCGCCGGGGGGCAGCGTCCGCTTGCCGGCCGCCGAGGCCAGCCCGCCTCCATGGCCGCTGCCGGAGCAGGAACGGCTTGGCCTGTGGCGGCGCAAACGGCGTCTGGGGTTCGTATCCGCCGAGCTGCAGGCGCGCATCGAGCAGGAACTCACCGTGTTCGACATCGTGTCCACCGGCTTCTTCGGAAGCCTCGCGCCGTTCGACGTGCTCACACGGCCCATGCTCGACCGCGTGGATGCCTGGCTCGACCATTTCGGCCTGGACGACATCGCCGACAAGGATTTCGGCGCACTCTCCACAGGACTGGCGCGACGGGTTCTCCTGGCCCGCGCCCTGGTGCACGACCCTGTGCTGCTGCTTCTGGACGAACCCTGCGCAGGCCTGGACGCCGGATCTCGCGAGGCTTTCCTTTCCGCACTTGCAGCCACCGTGAGTTGCGGGGCGCGATACATCTACGTGACGCATTATCCGGACGATCTGCCGGACTCGGCGACGCACGTGCTGACAGTGGAGCAGGGTCGCATCGTGCAGTCCGGCCCCCGTCACGCATCATCGTCGGTCGATCCGGGCGCGGGAGAGAGCGGGGCGGGCGCATGA